The following are encoded together in the Aerococcus mictus genome:
- a CDS encoding YebC/PmpR family DNA-binding transcriptional regulator, translating to MSGHNKWSKIKNTKGAEDAKRAKIFQKLSREIYMAVKQGGPDADANPSLRMVMDKAKAANMPKTNIERAIDKGSNTAGGEDYDEVTYEGYGPNGIAVFVETLTDNTNRTLTNVRTIFNRNGGSLGESGSVAYMFDRKGYLAIEREDLDVDEETMFMDAIDAGAEDLQTSDEVFEIYTEANDFGAVRDALEEKGYKLATSELTMVPKTMIDLPEDKKATFETLIEKLEDDDDVQNVYYNTELDA from the coding sequence GTGTCGGGACATAATAAGTGGAGCAAAATTAAAAATACTAAGGGCGCTGAAGACGCAAAACGCGCTAAGATCTTCCAAAAATTATCGCGTGAAATTTATATGGCGGTAAAACAAGGTGGACCAGATGCGGATGCTAACCCATCACTTCGTATGGTTATGGACAAAGCCAAAGCAGCAAACATGCCTAAGACCAACATTGAAAGGGCCATTGATAAAGGTAGTAATACCGCTGGTGGCGAAGATTACGATGAAGTCACTTATGAAGGTTACGGTCCTAATGGGATTGCTGTTTTTGTGGAAACCTTAACCGACAATACCAACCGTACCTTAACCAATGTACGGACCATCTTTAACCGTAACGGCGGTAGCCTAGGTGAAAGTGGCTCAGTGGCTTATATGTTTGATCGCAAAGGCTACCTCGCTATTGAACGGGAAGACTTAGACGTTGATGAAGAAACCATGTTTATGGATGCCATTGACGCAGGTGCCGAAGACTTACAAACTTCTGACGAAGTCTTTGAAATTTATACCGAAGCCAATGACTTTGGAGCCGTTCGTGACGCCTTAGAAGAAAAAGGCTATAAACTCGCCACTTCTGAATTAACCATGGTACCAAAAACCATGATTGACCTCCCAGAGGACAAGAAAGCCACCTTTGAAACCCTCATTGAAAAATTAGAAGACGACGATGACGTCCAAAACGTCTATTACAACACTGAACTAGACGCGTAA